The following proteins come from a genomic window of Natronosalvus vescus:
- the pglZ gene encoding BREX-5 system phosphatase PglZ has product MYKTRPLPDAATEIIEREFKRAESVTPTVLWWDDGNHLEEIIRRACDDLDVHLKIATETPLELRADPVDDKQVWYVPHAKDPDEFEGNYDWFRDVQNTGGEVEMAIEDLAVRVFKGNTLDAWELKNVTRADNPEKREQVARILKDQLTGGQLPTLEQLETQIVTGGYADSVAFVLENGWGDLDHSDKTIEQMSDLLVAEGVDPVAHEVDPNGIVTTTRRWAVAEWLIHAGVDPDFFPSEYQANTAGLRAIPKLKSVLNNTSSRAHIADRYLDELMWPEVIDDLENPWEVADCLVDAALEHRLWNEWLASYEDGDYQQCLTNAEQRFEALRGTKDHTGYFKGAYGADSPWTQTWEQATQIARLAYRLDTWDDEPTDDVVSLYADAEDGTWQIDNAVLNLVVSGEPEADLSHDHPARDALEELRQQLQSAYLEYLEDLGDLVTETVEAGAPFVDEDHAYQFFAKESNGLESGQTVALFVIDALRLDLARKLAEELREYVALLPSSGPDFTVDESVWIGTLPSETVFGKAALTPGKARLFKISLTEDGDLEPLRNSRPVTPGRRKSLLKGDGWTETRKKDDGWNKKRVAYFKNDLDNIGEKELSELEELLDRRVESLAAFIGDKIEQGEWDQAYVLTDHGFVLLPHEATPEAINRPAEETDSGRRWIAGKNVDEDSPGVLLDSSTRLGYLNANVSILASPLKRFKKRGVGDARFYHGGLLPQEFVLNFISITQE; this is encoded by the coding sequence ATGTACAAAACACGACCCCTTCCTGACGCGGCTACGGAGATCATCGAACGTGAATTCAAGCGGGCAGAGTCCGTTACGCCAACCGTTCTGTGGTGGGACGACGGGAACCATCTTGAAGAAATTATTAGACGAGCGTGTGACGACCTCGATGTCCACTTGAAGATAGCGACAGAGACACCATTAGAGCTTCGCGCAGATCCAGTTGACGACAAGCAAGTGTGGTATGTTCCACACGCCAAAGATCCAGACGAGTTCGAAGGGAACTACGATTGGTTCCGTGATGTACAGAACACTGGTGGGGAGGTCGAGATGGCCATCGAAGATCTCGCCGTCCGCGTGTTCAAGGGCAACACGCTCGATGCGTGGGAGTTGAAGAACGTAACTCGAGCTGACAACCCAGAAAAACGCGAGCAGGTTGCACGCATCCTCAAGGATCAACTCACCGGTGGGCAACTGCCGACGCTCGAACAACTCGAGACACAGATCGTTACCGGCGGGTACGCCGATTCGGTCGCGTTCGTCCTCGAGAACGGGTGGGGAGACCTCGATCACAGCGACAAAACGATCGAGCAGATGTCAGACCTGCTGGTCGCTGAAGGAGTCGATCCAGTTGCCCACGAAGTCGACCCAAATGGTATCGTCACGACCACTCGTCGCTGGGCAGTCGCAGAGTGGCTCATCCACGCTGGTGTCGATCCCGACTTCTTCCCGTCGGAGTATCAGGCAAACACCGCTGGCCTTCGAGCGATCCCGAAACTCAAATCGGTATTAAACAATACGAGTTCGAGAGCCCACATTGCAGATCGCTATCTTGACGAACTGATGTGGCCAGAGGTTATCGACGATCTTGAGAACCCATGGGAGGTAGCAGACTGTCTCGTCGACGCTGCACTCGAACATCGACTGTGGAATGAGTGGCTCGCATCCTACGAGGATGGGGACTATCAGCAGTGTCTCACCAACGCCGAGCAACGATTTGAGGCACTTCGGGGCACCAAGGATCACACCGGCTACTTCAAGGGTGCCTATGGTGCTGACAGCCCATGGACGCAAACGTGGGAACAGGCCACCCAAATCGCTCGCCTTGCCTATAGGCTCGATACGTGGGATGACGAACCCACAGACGATGTTGTATCGCTGTATGCAGACGCCGAAGATGGCACATGGCAGATCGATAATGCCGTCCTCAATCTCGTCGTTTCGGGTGAACCGGAGGCGGACTTGTCCCACGATCATCCCGCTCGAGATGCACTCGAAGAGTTACGGCAACAGCTCCAGTCAGCATATCTCGAGTATCTCGAAGATCTCGGCGATCTGGTTACTGAGACTGTTGAAGCCGGAGCCCCGTTTGTCGACGAAGATCACGCTTACCAATTTTTCGCGAAAGAATCCAATGGCCTTGAGAGTGGCCAAACAGTTGCATTGTTCGTCATCGACGCATTGCGCCTCGACCTGGCTCGGAAACTTGCAGAGGAACTTCGTGAATACGTCGCACTGCTTCCATCCAGTGGGCCTGATTTTACGGTCGATGAAAGCGTGTGGATCGGTACGCTCCCCTCTGAAACTGTATTCGGCAAGGCCGCACTCACACCGGGAAAGGCTCGACTGTTCAAAATATCGCTCACCGAGGATGGCGACCTCGAACCGCTTCGAAACAGTCGGCCTGTAACACCTGGTCGGCGAAAATCCTTGCTCAAGGGAGACGGCTGGACGGAAACACGCAAGAAAGACGACGGGTGGAACAAAAAGCGAGTCGCCTATTTCAAAAACGATCTTGACAATATCGGCGAGAAGGAGTTGAGCGAACTCGAGGAGTTGCTTGACCGTCGGGTTGAGTCGCTCGCAGCGTTCATCGGTGACAAAATTGAACAGGGCGAGTGGGATCAAGCGTATGTCCTGACCGATCACGGCTTCGTTCTCCTCCCGCACGAGGCTACTCCGGAGGCGATCAATCGTCCTGCGGAGGAAACCGATTCTGGACGGCGATGGATCGCTGGCAAAAACGTCGATGAAGATTCACCAGGAGTACTGCTCGACTCGAGTACCCGACTGGGATACCTTAATGCCAACGTGAGTATTCTCGCCAGCCCCCTCAAGCGATTCAAGAAACGAGGTGTTGGTGATGCTCGGTTCTATCACGGAGGACTACTGCCTCAGGAATTCGTGTTGAATTTCATTAGTATCACACAAGAGTAG
- a CDS encoding PD-(D/E)XK nuclease family protein → MAMSDELEVRFRELQSSLEALPVVSEPPKSTLRILGSARSEQKWNTFLAYFLDPTQPHGFGVDFLKCFLDTAQREAGIPLEYYHRDLELVKVDTEVTSPADNRLDIVIRVPGRWFVCIESKVDATEGEKQTYRYVTDAHLGAEEKADYPPDGHHYVFLSKKHTPDSNAPRFADLYWRHVVEAFDDELRSSHGTYPERSVSQLREFLSTIIQVSNMEDDNYTTIQKEKVRLLSTYRDEIDDLLGAAESLRQRSIEEWPELFQNQLDNELWTDEWHTRPDAGKYGCIFKDGWYLDDDGLETTRYYSETQGNTGFRLHFVHLIRKEESFSRGELTFLLRSPTRVELRNEFYRLYNSERWQKQLKPVLDENEITNKGQKKNYTEKVYNVDQAGLPESYFATLATAFEEHLPLAAIVDKIVAEAVENVREK, encoded by the coding sequence ATGGCAATGAGCGATGAACTGGAGGTTCGATTCCGAGAGCTTCAATCTTCACTCGAAGCCCTTCCGGTGGTGTCGGAGCCGCCAAAATCGACGCTACGAATACTCGGATCGGCACGGTCTGAACAGAAATGGAATACGTTCTTAGCGTACTTTCTCGATCCAACACAACCTCACGGGTTCGGTGTTGACTTCCTCAAGTGCTTTCTCGATACGGCACAGCGAGAAGCAGGCATCCCGCTCGAGTACTATCATCGCGATCTCGAACTCGTCAAGGTCGATACTGAGGTTACCTCACCAGCAGACAATCGCCTTGATATTGTGATCCGTGTCCCAGGGCGGTGGTTCGTATGTATCGAATCGAAAGTCGATGCAACTGAGGGCGAAAAGCAGACCTATCGATACGTCACTGACGCACATCTCGGTGCCGAAGAAAAAGCCGACTATCCTCCCGATGGCCACCATTACGTGTTTCTTTCGAAGAAACACACACCAGACTCCAATGCACCTAGGTTCGCTGATTTGTATTGGCGGCACGTCGTCGAGGCATTTGACGACGAACTCAGAAGCTCACATGGTACCTATCCGGAACGTAGCGTAAGTCAACTTCGAGAATTTCTCTCAACAATAATTCAGGTGTCAAACATGGAAGATGATAACTATACAACGATACAGAAGGAGAAGGTTCGATTGCTCAGTACGTACCGTGACGAGATTGATGACCTCCTCGGCGCTGCGGAATCGCTTCGTCAACGGTCAATCGAAGAGTGGCCAGAGCTGTTTCAAAACCAGCTTGATAACGAGCTATGGACAGACGAGTGGCATACGCGACCAGACGCCGGAAAGTATGGTTGCATCTTCAAAGATGGATGGTACTTAGATGATGACGGCCTCGAAACCACACGATATTACTCAGAGACACAGGGGAACACTGGATTCCGATTGCATTTCGTTCACCTCATACGGAAGGAAGAGTCCTTCAGCCGAGGGGAGTTGACGTTCCTCCTGCGTTCACCAACTCGAGTTGAACTCCGGAATGAGTTCTACCGATTGTACAATAGTGAACGGTGGCAGAAACAACTCAAACCAGTTCTCGACGAGAACGAGATTACAAACAAAGGACAAAAGAAAAACTACACGGAGAAGGTGTACAACGTCGATCAAGCTGGGCTTCCGGAGAGTTACTTTGCCACCCTGGCCACCGCATTCGAAGAGCATCTACCCCTGGCGGCGATCGTTGACAAGATCGTTGCCGAAGCTGTCGAAAACGTTCGGGAGAAGTGA
- a CDS encoding GmrSD restriction endonuclease domain-containing protein → MYDKGATIQEAVEEIQKENYLLPAIQREIVWEREQITDLFDSVLQGYPIGTFLYWDLDDDNRDEYTMYGFIKNYITTTKYIETDAQTRNSKVIPDGAGDLKLILDGQQRLSSFYIGLKGTYTYKQNRKWYRNPSAWKRSRLYLNITSDPSELLEEGGDRQTRYEFMFLPESTYSGKIVDRGEDHWFRVGAILDYNDRNDLEDYISSIEQEYDLTSEQERWVGQNLRDLRYAIHEKTYITYFEEKEQNIDRVLEIFIRTNDGGTELQKSDLLLSIAQANWQEYDAREELTGFVDHLNMQLPKTNSYGKDFLLKSSLVLSDLPVQYRVGQFKRENVSEIEQNWPTIKHSILEAATLINYFGIHQKTLLSRNAVIPLAYWFKESGLTAERLQSDEASKVQIKRDIKRWLITSLLHGTFSGSADTVLRRTRDVIRDHDGNNFPIDNLNTEMAQLGKIVGFDEEIAENILEYEKGGNRTFLALTLLYEQHDFGSIQYHQDHIFPSNRLTAEKLIEQGVEPEKAIQFEEHADKFGNLQLLTGRENEAKQDKPFEQWITTRDDAFYKRHLIPENTDYYEIGNFDKFLQARGDLIKQELIEVLGEPSTEESRFTET, encoded by the coding sequence ATGTACGATAAGGGTGCGACGATCCAGGAGGCCGTTGAGGAAATTCAGAAAGAGAACTATCTGCTACCCGCAATCCAGCGGGAGATCGTCTGGGAACGCGAGCAAATTACTGACTTATTCGACTCGGTCTTGCAGGGCTATCCGATAGGGACGTTCCTCTACTGGGATCTGGATGACGACAATCGTGACGAGTACACCATGTACGGGTTCATCAAGAACTACATCACTACTACAAAATACATCGAAACTGACGCGCAAACGCGAAATTCGAAGGTCATTCCTGACGGCGCAGGTGATCTCAAACTCATTCTCGATGGGCAACAGCGGCTTTCATCGTTCTATATCGGACTCAAGGGCACGTACACGTACAAACAAAATCGGAAATGGTACCGAAACCCAAGTGCGTGGAAACGGTCTCGCCTCTACTTGAACATCACATCAGACCCAAGCGAGTTGTTGGAAGAGGGTGGCGACCGACAGACACGTTACGAATTCATGTTCCTTCCGGAAAGCACCTACTCCGGAAAGATCGTTGACCGAGGCGAGGATCACTGGTTTCGAGTCGGTGCGATACTCGACTACAACGATCGAAATGACTTGGAGGACTACATTTCCAGCATCGAGCAGGAGTACGATTTAACCTCGGAACAGGAACGGTGGGTCGGGCAAAACTTACGCGACCTCCGGTACGCTATCCACGAAAAAACCTACATCACGTATTTCGAGGAAAAAGAGCAAAACATCGATCGCGTCCTCGAAATATTCATCCGAACAAACGACGGCGGAACGGAATTACAAAAATCCGATTTACTGCTCTCGATTGCACAAGCAAATTGGCAGGAATACGACGCCCGGGAGGAACTCACTGGCTTTGTCGATCACCTGAACATGCAACTCCCAAAAACGAATAGCTATGGCAAAGACTTCCTCCTGAAATCCTCGCTCGTTCTCTCCGATCTACCGGTTCAGTATCGAGTCGGACAATTCAAACGTGAAAACGTCTCCGAAATTGAACAGAATTGGCCAACGATCAAGCACTCTATACTCGAGGCTGCGACATTGATAAACTACTTTGGGATCCATCAGAAGACATTGCTTAGCAGAAACGCCGTTATCCCACTCGCATACTGGTTCAAAGAGAGCGGGTTGACAGCGGAACGGCTGCAGTCGGATGAAGCATCAAAGGTGCAAATCAAACGTGACATCAAACGATGGTTGATCACCTCACTCCTTCATGGAACGTTTTCCGGGAGCGCAGACACCGTTCTTCGCCGCACTCGGGACGTTATCCGAGACCATGACGGGAACAACTTCCCGATTGACAACCTCAACACCGAGATGGCACAACTCGGGAAGATTGTCGGATTCGATGAAGAGATTGCTGAAAACATCCTCGAATACGAAAAGGGAGGCAACCGAACGTTCCTCGCGTTAACTCTCCTGTACGAACAGCACGACTTTGGGAGTATTCAGTACCACCAAGATCACATTTTCCCGAGCAACCGACTCACCGCTGAAAAGCTCATTGAACAAGGTGTCGAGCCTGAGAAGGCGATTCAATTCGAAGAGCATGCAGACAAGTTCGGAAATCTTCAACTGCTCACCGGTCGCGAAAACGAAGCCAAACAGGATAAGCCATTTGAGCAGTGGATCACCACTCGAGACGACGCTTTCTACAAACGGCATCTGATCCCGGAGAACACTGACTACTACGAGATTGGGAATTTTGATAAATTCCTGCAAGCACGGGGGGATCTCATCAAGCAGGAACTAATCGAGGTGCTTGGTGAACCGTCAACAGAAGAATCCCGCTTCACAGAGACCTAA
- a CDS encoding BREX protein BrxB domain-containing protein — protein MTSDLSNKSADPLAEFKKRLSRFASGSRGIRNPFVIVPVQPRYELRVADSLLEWVEDPHDSEDFPETGTAQVLRLDELFVETPVFDLAIDLGSHSTPETITDTMQDRLAEELVDVLYSQITAPEEQHHVVVLTHLGSLYPFTRASELLDELDRRNVQSTIGIPFPGDIVGGKLNFFGEESRNYYPAHQIEGRIEEEHLQ, from the coding sequence ATGACAAGTGACCTCTCGAATAAGAGTGCAGATCCGCTCGCCGAATTCAAGAAACGGCTCTCTCGGTTCGCAAGTGGAAGTCGAGGGATTCGGAATCCGTTCGTTATCGTCCCGGTTCAACCGAGGTACGAACTGCGTGTCGCGGATTCGTTGCTGGAGTGGGTCGAAGATCCACACGATTCAGAAGACTTCCCCGAAACCGGAACCGCCCAAGTTCTCCGACTGGACGAACTCTTCGTCGAAACGCCAGTGTTCGATCTCGCTATCGACCTTGGATCACACTCAACGCCTGAAACGATCACGGATACGATGCAAGATCGATTGGCCGAAGAACTCGTCGACGTATTGTATTCACAGATTACGGCACCCGAGGAACAACACCACGTCGTTGTACTGACCCACCTTGGGAGTTTATATCCGTTTACCCGAGCATCCGAACTTCTCGATGAACTTGACCGACGAAACGTTCAATCAACGATCGGCATCCCCTTCCCGGGGGACATAGTTGGCGGCAAACTGAATTTCTTCGGTGAGGAATCGCGCAACTACTACCCGGCCCACCAGATCGAGGGCCGAATCGAGGAGGAGCATCTCCAATGA
- the pglX gene encoding BREX-5 system adenine-specific DNA-methyltransferase PglX has product MEGEPTHLRKAQLDKEEREHLEDVVTEMRDRVEANVRYQLEDVHNIEDRPSKDASLTEEQEKLIEAIKLEAVEGAEWEDGFEQYLTGVGYTIVNRLAALRCMEVRGFIDDEVTAFRDDGLTPAADRLVTEEFMLEEEAVLEAYHRACEKLAEEIEILFDRSTAYSLLDPDDDTFEDLCRLLDEVPDQVWRADDVLGWVYEYYNVKLLDDLRQKGEQVGLDPEDVPPANQFYTPHWVVRMLTDNSLGKLYLEDTGELQTVVGAQESLSPEERKNRPLSPDESPGIVDFCTYLVPSGEGGEPPAFESPEDIRVIDPACGSGHFLLYAFDVLERIWRAESDLDHAKIPREILRHNLYGVDLDMRACQLAAFNLYLKGRTRSEAEGADGFEMPKVGIVCADAKVADIEGVEEVFDEVSAGKPEVEDALRQILDAFEEVHGLGSLLDVRGTLRDLFKDGIDEKSVQITLSDDPREDHTLGQILSSLREAVDGQRESDSFLAQDLRSFVRLLDVLAQDYDVALMNPPYGSGGLMPDPVQNYVEQHYRYQPQFYVNFFEACENLTKERGRIGMLIPRTFMFKRSFEDFREDFIGPLGSFDFLAEFGLGILDNATVRTAATVVKKETHMSQNQMSAFLRLHDVPANEKERTFLDSLFGDLEQSSEQRLYNVDINEFSKIPGAPMSYWAHPGLRSLFDSEYVLDSKNANLNRKSGGSVKAGLSTGNNDRFVSYFWEKRPGNWVPLAKGGGESWHVALTQHLVNWNSDGKELKRLGNSYVRNEDRYFSEALTYRYHGEGGRRFGYIPEGAVFHHSGKVFIPNSDPWAFLGYLNSSLATYLMLCQTPERRWEVSQVSKIPWFPELTESEEVRKNTRHLATLLMELYTSDFTSFNYSGAQLLKPLGVESSFQWHTSHDFVSLSDELPEPIQIEQHPPSTPISQLIQVNKNHIQQIKSEIIATLEKLDNAVLSSIEISDDLAEVVKQEVATQTPAKNGYEGEIDYLIDIPEPTEKNQARELVHHFALLSLKEKEDGIIPLESAGNQPNMHDLIIDRFREIYGKHAEDRLVEVDEILGAKSAADEAYPNLRAFITDDLFEHHIERMEKTPILWKVISKRMLADETGEGFACFVDYHEIDASLFDRLSNQYLEPRKADLRERRSAANQRRNDESLSTTEQAEATEEFAFCTSELEQIAELEEVMQELESTTERAFDADDRARAEELAPKIAAFRAETAQRIETLAELRKRHGEEWFQDTFSPGFWDKIDDWREEWLDALEELEYACKEYAKPSDEPVEAHLADLFDYFNWRLKGSGHYSSSGILFMTYYFEREGADLLDEDGEPFDTLTKDEQLLASLAMGLDDPSILDSDVDDSGLEEYKQLAEEIGEGCKTIHKRIPSDWADRALSEITTDGYRPNHKHGVAINITPLSEKRIVPDIVEDRVL; this is encoded by the coding sequence ATGGAAGGGGAACCTACTCACTTGCGAAAGGCTCAACTCGACAAAGAAGAGCGCGAACATCTCGAGGATGTCGTCACCGAGATGCGCGATCGCGTCGAAGCGAACGTAAGGTACCAACTTGAAGATGTTCACAATATCGAGGATCGACCCAGCAAAGATGCTTCGCTAACTGAGGAGCAGGAAAAGCTCATCGAGGCGATTAAACTCGAAGCCGTCGAAGGCGCCGAATGGGAAGATGGGTTCGAGCAGTATCTGACCGGTGTCGGGTATACAATCGTAAACCGTCTCGCCGCGCTGCGGTGTATGGAGGTTCGTGGTTTTATCGACGACGAGGTCACAGCGTTCCGTGACGACGGGCTGACGCCTGCTGCCGACCGACTGGTCACTGAAGAGTTCATGCTCGAGGAGGAAGCCGTCCTCGAAGCGTACCATAGAGCCTGCGAGAAGCTGGCCGAGGAGATTGAGATTCTGTTTGATCGCTCGACTGCGTATAGTCTTCTCGACCCAGACGACGATACATTCGAAGACCTCTGTCGGCTGCTTGATGAGGTTCCTGACCAAGTTTGGCGAGCCGACGACGTGCTGGGCTGGGTCTATGAGTACTACAATGTCAAACTCCTTGACGATCTCCGTCAAAAGGGTGAGCAAGTCGGCCTCGACCCTGAGGACGTTCCTCCGGCAAACCAGTTCTATACTCCCCACTGGGTCGTGCGGATGCTCACTGACAACTCTCTCGGAAAACTGTATCTTGAGGACACGGGCGAACTTCAGACCGTTGTCGGAGCGCAGGAGTCGCTTTCGCCAGAAGAACGGAAGAACCGGCCACTCTCGCCCGATGAATCACCGGGTATCGTCGATTTCTGCACATATCTTGTTCCCTCTGGGGAAGGGGGGGAGCCACCGGCGTTCGAAAGTCCCGAAGACATTCGTGTTATCGATCCTGCCTGTGGAAGCGGTCACTTCCTACTGTATGCGTTCGACGTATTGGAGCGTATCTGGCGGGCCGAAAGCGACCTCGACCATGCCAAAATTCCCCGAGAGATTCTGCGCCACAACCTCTACGGCGTTGACCTCGATATGCGAGCATGCCAACTCGCCGCATTCAACTTGTACCTAAAGGGACGAACTCGATCCGAGGCTGAAGGTGCTGACGGTTTCGAGATGCCGAAGGTAGGGATTGTCTGTGCCGACGCGAAGGTGGCCGATATCGAGGGTGTTGAGGAAGTGTTTGACGAGGTTTCTGCCGGAAAACCCGAAGTGGAAGACGCACTCCGGCAGATTCTCGACGCCTTCGAAGAGGTTCACGGTCTTGGTAGTTTACTGGACGTTCGAGGGACACTTAGAGATCTGTTTAAGGATGGAATAGACGAGAAGAGCGTACAGATTACGTTGAGTGATGACCCTCGAGAAGATCATACCCTTGGCCAAATCCTTAGTAGTCTGCGTGAAGCAGTGGACGGGCAGCGCGAATCAGATTCGTTCTTGGCACAAGATTTGCGGAGCTTCGTCCGGTTGCTGGATGTGCTGGCACAGGATTACGATGTGGCGTTAATGAACCCGCCGTATGGCTCTGGTGGTTTGATGCCTGATCCTGTCCAAAATTATGTTGAACAGCATTATAGGTACCAACCTCAATTTTATGTGAATTTCTTTGAGGCCTGTGAGAACCTCACAAAAGAACGAGGGAGGATTGGTATGTTGATCCCACGAACGTTTATGTTTAAACGTAGTTTCGAAGATTTCCGAGAAGATTTTATTGGCCCTCTTGGAAGCTTTGACTTTCTAGCCGAATTCGGATTGGGGATTTTGGACAATGCTACAGTTAGAACAGCAGCTACTGTTGTGAAAAAAGAGACACACATGTCACAAAATCAAATGTCTGCTTTTCTTCGCTTGCATGACGTACCTGCAAACGAGAAGGAACGGACATTTTTAGACTCTCTATTCGGTGATTTGGAGCAATCTTCAGAGCAAAGGCTATACAATGTAGACATTAACGAATTCTCCAAAATACCTGGCGCACCGATGTCGTATTGGGCTCATCCTGGTCTCCGAAGTCTATTTGACTCCGAATATGTGTTAGACTCTAAAAATGCCAATTTAAATAGAAAATCAGGTGGATCGGTAAAAGCTGGTCTGAGTACCGGAAACAACGACCGATTCGTATCTTACTTCTGGGAAAAACGACCAGGGAACTGGGTTCCCCTTGCAAAAGGTGGTGGTGAAAGTTGGCATGTCGCATTGACGCAACATCTTGTAAATTGGAATTCAGATGGGAAAGAACTGAAACGTCTTGGGAACTCGTATGTTCGAAACGAGGACAGATATTTTTCAGAAGCTTTGACATATCGCTACCATGGAGAGGGAGGTCGACGTTTTGGCTATATTCCTGAGGGTGCTGTTTTCCACCACTCTGGCAAGGTTTTCATTCCTAACTCTGACCCCTGGGCATTTCTCGGGTATTTGAATAGTTCATTAGCCACATATTTGATGCTTTGCCAAACTCCTGAGAGGAGGTGGGAAGTCAGCCAAGTATCAAAAATTCCATGGTTCCCAGAATTAACGGAGAGTGAGGAAGTTAGGAAAAACACTCGCCACCTTGCCACGCTCTTAATGGAGTTATACACGAGTGACTTCACGTCTTTCAATTATTCTGGGGCACAACTCTTGAAACCTCTAGGAGTCGAAAGCTCCTTCCAGTGGCACACATCACACGACTTCGTTTCGCTTTCCGATGAGCTTCCAGAACCCATTCAAATAGAACAACACCCACCTTCCACACCGATATCTCAGTTAATCCAGGTAAACAAAAACCACATTCAACAGATCAAATCTGAAATAATAGCCACATTAGAAAAACTGGACAATGCAGTTCTGTCATCAATTGAGATTTCGGATGATTTAGCAGAGGTTGTGAAGCAGGAGGTGGCTACACAAACGCCTGCTAAAAACGGTTATGAAGGGGAAATTGATTATCTGATAGATATTCCTGAGCCAACTGAAAAAAATCAAGCTCGTGAACTTGTACATCACTTTGCACTATTATCGCTGAAGGAAAAAGAAGATGGTATTATACCTCTTGAAAGCGCTGGAAATCAGCCGAACATGCACGATCTAATAATAGATCGGTTTAGAGAGATCTATGGGAAACATGCGGAAGACCGCCTTGTAGAGGTGGACGAAATTCTCGGTGCAAAATCCGCCGCCGACGAGGCCTACCCTAACCTCCGTGCGTTCATCACCGACGACCTCTTCGAGCATCATATCGAACGAATGGAAAAAACACCCATCCTCTGGAAGGTCATCTCTAAACGCATGCTTGCCGACGAAACAGGAGAAGGCTTCGCCTGTTTCGTTGACTACCACGAGATTGATGCAAGTCTTTTTGATCGATTGAGTAACCAGTACCTCGAGCCGCGAAAGGCCGACCTCCGAGAGCGACGCTCAGCGGCGAATCAGCGCCGGAACGACGAGTCGCTGTCGACAACCGAGCAGGCTGAAGCAACAGAAGAGTTCGCGTTTTGCACGAGCGAACTTGAGCAGATTGCCGAACTCGAAGAAGTCATGCAGGAACTCGAGAGTACTACCGAGCGGGCGTTCGACGCTGACGACCGCGCACGTGCGGAAGAACTCGCACCAAAGATCGCCGCGTTCCGAGCGGAGACGGCCCAGCGCATCGAGACACTAGCGGAACTTCGAAAGCGCCACGGTGAGGAGTGGTTCCAGGATACCTTCTCACCCGGCTTCTGGGACAAAATCGACGACTGGCGAGAGGAGTGGCTCGACGCGCTTGAGGAACTTGAGTATGCCTGCAAAGAGTACGCTAAGCCAAGTGACGAGCCGGTTGAGGCGCATCTGGCCGACCTCTTCGACTATTTCAATTGGCGACTCAAAGGATCTGGCCATTACTCGAGTTCGGGTATCCTCTTCATGACCTACTACTTCGAACGCGAAGGTGCTGATTTGCTGGACGAGGACGGCGAGCCATTCGACACGCTGACCAAGGACGAACAACTGCTTGCCTCGCTTGCAATGGGATTAGACGATCCTTCCATTCTGGACAGCGATGTTGACGACTCCGGACTCGAGGAATACAAACAACTCGCTGAAGAGATCGGTGAGGGCTGCAAGACAATCCACAAACGAATCCCGTCTGACTGGGCGGATCGCGCCCTCTCCGAGATCACTACTGACGGGTATCGGCCAAATCACAAACACGGTGTCGCAATCAATATCACCCCACTCAGTGAGAAGCGCATCGTTCCAGACATCGTCGAGGACAGAGTCTTGTAG